From one Clostridiales bacterium genomic stretch:
- the feoB gene encoding ferrous iron transport protein B, whose amino-acid sequence MGCTCQSTGVNVLKETFNVSRNSDNEFVIALAGNPNVGKSTVFNSLTGLNQHTGNWPGKTVTNAQGYYKHRDKDFILVDIPGTYSLMSNSVEEEVARDFVCFGKPDATVVVTDATCLERNLNLVLQTLEITDKVVVCVNLMDEAKRKKISIDIDGLSKRLGVPAIGTSARNNKGLNDLMETVYKITNKQANTSPLKVKYDDIIEKAIEYLEPYVKGIVGNTINSRWVTLKLLDGDKTLLSSLNDFLGFKLNENEIIINKLKYARKFLVDNGINPDAFRDNVVSSIVHTAENICNHVVKLENKKYNATDRRIDSILTSKLFGIPIMIVLLGLVFWLTITGANYPSEIIARFLFWIEDRLTDFFMWIGSPAWLHGVLVLGIYRTLAWVVSVMLPPMAIFFPLFTLLEDLGYLPRVAFNLDNFFKKACAHGKQALTMCMGFGCNAAGVIGCRIIDSPRERLIAIITNNFVPCNGRFPTLIAISTIFIGSAVSSAYHSLVSTIAMICVIVLGVAMTLLMSRILSKTILKGLPSSFALELPPYRKPQIGRIIVRSILDRTLFVLTRAISVAAPAGLIIWLMANIQVGNMSLLSHGANFLQPFANLIGLDGYILMAFILGLPANEIVVPIIIMSYTATGNILELSSLEELRNLLVSHGWTYLTAVCVMLFSLMHFPCGTTLLTIRKETQSIKWTLISFLVPTITGIVICFIVTQTVRLISLI is encoded by the coding sequence ATGGGTTGTACATGTCAGTCAACAGGAGTAAATGTATTAAAAGAAACTTTTAATGTGAGCCGCAATAGTGACAACGAATTTGTTATAGCATTAGCAGGGAATCCAAATGTAGGGAAAAGTACCGTTTTCAACAGCTTGACCGGCCTGAATCAGCATACAGGAAACTGGCCGGGCAAGACGGTAACAAATGCACAAGGATATTATAAGCATAGGGATAAGGATTTTATACTCGTAGATATTCCAGGGACTTACTCCCTTATGTCAAACTCTGTTGAAGAGGAAGTGGCAAGGGATTTCGTATGCTTCGGAAAACCTGACGCAACAGTAGTCGTCACAGACGCTACCTGTCTTGAACGTAACTTGAATCTTGTGCTGCAAACACTTGAAATCACCGACAAAGTAGTTGTATGTGTAAATCTTATGGATGAAGCCAAGCGAAAGAAAATAAGCATTGACATAGATGGGTTATCAAAGCGACTTGGCGTACCTGCTATTGGAACAAGCGCAAGGAATAACAAAGGCTTAAATGATTTAATGGAGACGGTTTATAAAATAACGAATAAGCAAGCAAATACCTCTCCGCTAAAAGTAAAATATGACGATATTATTGAAAAAGCTATAGAATATTTAGAGCCTTATGTAAAAGGAATTGTCGGGAATACCATAAATAGCCGATGGGTGACATTAAAACTACTCGATGGCGATAAAACGCTCCTTAGCTCCCTTAATGATTTTTTAGGCTTTAAATTAAATGAAAATGAAATTATTATTAACAAGTTAAAGTACGCAAGAAAATTTTTGGTTGATAATGGCATTAACCCCGATGCATTCCGCGATAATGTGGTATCCAGTATCGTCCATACTGCGGAAAACATATGCAACCATGTAGTTAAATTGGAGAATAAAAAATATAACGCTACGGATAGGAGAATCGACAGCATACTTACGTCAAAATTATTTGGTATCCCTATTATGATTGTATTGTTGGGATTAGTATTTTGGCTTACTATTACCGGTGCCAACTACCCTTCTGAAATTATAGCAAGATTCCTGTTTTGGATTGAAGACCGTTTGACCGATTTTTTTATGTGGATCGGTTCTCCGGCTTGGTTGCATGGTGTACTTGTTTTAGGCATATACAGGACGCTTGCATGGGTTGTTTCCGTTATGCTGCCACCGATGGCCATATTCTTTCCGCTTTTTACCCTGCTAGAGGATTTAGGTTACTTGCCAAGAGTCGCATTTAACCTTGACAATTTTTTTAAAAAAGCCTGTGCTCACGGAAAGCAGGCGCTGACCATGTGTATGGGTTTCGGGTGTAATGCGGCAGGTGTAATCGGATGCAGAATAATAGACTCTCCAAGGGAACGCTTGATTGCGATAATCACTAATAATTTTGTTCCTTGTAATGGGCGCTTTCCAACATTAATAGCTATATCTACCATTTTCATCGGCAGTGCCGTATCAAGCGCCTATCACTCATTGGTCTCTACTATTGCCATGATTTGCGTTATCGTACTCGGCGTTGCTATGACCTTGCTTATGTCGAGAATATTATCCAAAACAATTTTAAAAGGTTTGCCGTCCTCATTTGCGTTGGAATTGCCTCCATACCGTAAACCTCAAATTGGGCGCATAATAGTACGCTCTATATTAGACAGGACTTTATTCGTGTTAACCCGTGCCATTTCAGTCGCCGCTCCTGCCGGATTAATTATTTGGCTCATGGCAAATATACAAGTTGGAAATATGAGCCTATTATCCCACGGAGCCAATTTCCTGCAGCCTTTCGCCAATCTGATTGGTTTGGACGGTTATATACTTATGGCGTTTATCCTCGGACTTCCTGCAAATGAGATTGTTGTTCCTATTATAATAATGAGCTATACGGCAACAGGAAATATATTGGAATTAAGCAGCCTGGAAGAATTAAGAAATCTTCTGGTATCTCATGGCTGGACATATCTCACAGCAGTTTGCGTCATGCTGTTTTCACTTATGCATTTTCCTTGTGGAACTACATTATTGACGATACGAAAAGAGACACAAAGCATCAAGTGGACATTGATATCGTTTTTAGTACCTACAATAACAGGCATCGTCATTTGTTTTATAGTAACACAAACTGTCCGGTTAATAAGTTTAATCTAA
- a CDS encoding FeoA family protein, producing MKSKVIPLNLLPIGSAARVKELTADGSTRRRMLDLGLIIDTQVEAMQKSPSGDPTAYQIRGAVIALRSEEASKIFVEEN from the coding sequence ATGAAAAGTAAAGTTATTCCATTAAATCTTTTACCGATAGGAAGTGCTGCCAGAGTTAAAGAACTTACTGCCGACGGAAGTACCAGGCGTAGAATGCTGGATTTGGGATTGATTATAGATACCCAGGTAGAAGCCATGCAGAAAAGTCCTTCAGGGGACCCAACGGCTTATCAAATCAGGGGTGCTGTAATTGCTCTGCGTTCCGAAGAAGCATCAAAAATATTTGTTGAAGAGAATTAG